One part of the Bacteroidales bacterium genome encodes these proteins:
- a CDS encoding RnfABCDGE type electron transport complex subunit B, protein MLVSIVSLSGIGAAAAIILYFIAQKFKVIEDPRIDEVNDKLPGANCGGCGFAGCRNFAEAIVKATDLSELNCPVGGGSMMTDIAESLGLTAEAKEKQVAVLRCNGSCENAPKKVRYEGAMSCAFAHALSAGESGCPNGCLGLGDCVAACKFDAMYMDEVTGLPVIIEENCVACGACVKACPRVIIEMRNVGKKSRRIFVCCVNTEKGGPAKKNCSVACIGCSKCQQVCPFDAITMENNLAYIDYEKCKLCRKCAPVCPTNAIHELNFPPRKEKTEQAAETTKTA, encoded by the coding sequence ATGTTGGTGTCCATCGTTTCGCTCAGCGGCATCGGCGCTGCAGCCGCCATCATTCTCTATTTTATAGCTCAGAAATTTAAGGTTATTGAAGATCCGCGCATTGATGAGGTCAACGACAAGTTGCCCGGCGCCAACTGCGGAGGCTGTGGTTTTGCAGGTTGCCGCAATTTCGCCGAAGCTATCGTAAAAGCAACTGATCTTTCGGAACTCAACTGCCCGGTTGGTGGTGGAAGCATGATGACCGACATTGCCGAATCACTCGGCCTCACAGCCGAAGCCAAAGAGAAACAGGTGGCTGTGCTGCGCTGCAATGGTTCGTGCGAAAATGCACCAAAAAAAGTCAGGTATGAAGGCGCTATGTCCTGTGCCTTTGCACATGCCCTATCGGCTGGCGAAAGCGGTTGCCCCAATGGCTGCCTGGGTCTTGGTGATTGTGTGGCTGCTTGTAAGTTCGATGCCATGTATATGGACGAAGTAACAGGTTTGCCGGTGATCATTGAAGAAAACTGCGTGGCCTGTGGCGCTTGTGTAAAAGCTTGTCCGCGTGTAATCATTGAGATGAGAAATGTTGGCAAGAAGAGCCGCCGCATTTTTGTTTGTTGTGTGAACACCGAAAAAGGCGGACCGGCTAAAAAGAACTGCTCAGTAGCCTGCATTGGCTGCAGCAAATGCCAGCAGGTTTGTCCGTTCGATGCCATTACAATGGAAAATAACCTGGCTTACATTGACTACGAAAAGTGTAAACTTTGCCGTAAATGTGCCCCGGTTTGCCCTACCAATGCTATCCATGAGCTTAATTTCCCTCCTCGTAAAGAGAAAACTGAGCAAGCTGCTGAAACTACTAAAACCGCATAA
- the rsxC gene encoding electron transport complex subunit RsxC, which produces MKTFALGGVHPPENKISEKAVTEVLAIPPKVYIPLGQNLGAPAKAVVEKGALVKVGQLIGKGEAFISANVHSSVSGKVAKVDDVIDQSGYKRKAIFIDVAGDDWDESIDRSDNITRDCHLSPEEITQKIKDMGVVGLGGATFPTHVKMMVPSGKKADCLIINGVECEPYLTSDHRLMIEKGEETLVGVTILMKALKVEKAYIGIENNKPDAVENLKNLAKKFKGIEVHALKVKYPQGGEKQLIKAMIGREVPSGKLPIEVGCVVQNVGTAFAVYEAVQKNKPLFERVVTLTGKSVKKPANYLVRIGTPVNNLVEASGGLPEDTGKIVSGGPMMGKALTSLEAPVVKGTSGILIITEKEATRPKMVNCIRCGRCIGVCPMGLEPVLLAQLSAAERWEDLENELVMDCMECGSCHYTCPSGRPLLDYLRLGKNKVGQIIRTRAKK; this is translated from the coding sequence ATGAAGACATTTGCTTTGGGTGGCGTTCACCCTCCTGAAAACAAAATCTCTGAGAAAGCTGTCACAGAAGTACTTGCTATACCTCCAAAAGTCTATATTCCACTGGGTCAGAACCTCGGCGCTCCGGCCAAAGCTGTTGTTGAAAAAGGCGCTTTGGTGAAAGTGGGCCAACTCATAGGCAAAGGCGAAGCTTTTATCTCGGCCAATGTGCATTCTTCTGTTTCCGGAAAGGTTGCCAAAGTTGACGATGTGATTGACCAGAGCGGTTACAAACGCAAAGCCATTTTCATTGATGTTGCCGGCGACGACTGGGACGAAAGCATTGACCGTTCTGACAACATTACCCGCGATTGTCATCTCAGCCCTGAAGAGATCACACAGAAAATCAAAGATATGGGTGTGGTTGGCCTTGGGGGAGCTACCTTTCCGACCCATGTGAAAATGATGGTTCCCAGCGGTAAAAAAGCCGATTGCCTTATCATCAATGGTGTGGAGTGCGAACCGTACCTCACCTCCGATCACCGCCTGATGATTGAAAAAGGCGAGGAAACCTTGGTCGGTGTTACCATTCTAATGAAAGCCCTGAAAGTTGAAAAGGCTTATATAGGCATTGAAAATAACAAGCCGGATGCAGTTGAAAACCTGAAAAACCTTGCGAAAAAATTCAAAGGAATTGAAGTCCACGCGCTGAAAGTAAAATACCCGCAAGGAGGTGAGAAACAACTGATCAAGGCCATGATTGGCCGCGAAGTTCCATCCGGAAAACTTCCCATAGAGGTTGGATGTGTGGTTCAGAATGTGGGGACCGCTTTTGCTGTATACGAAGCGGTTCAGAAAAACAAGCCATTGTTTGAACGCGTTGTGACCCTTACCGGAAAATCGGTGAAAAAACCCGCCAACTATCTGGTTCGGATCGGCACACCGGTAAACAACCTGGTGGAAGCTTCCGGCGGTTTGCCCGAAGATACCGGCAAGATCGTCAGCGGCGGCCCGATGATGGGCAAAGCGCTTACCTCGCTCGAAGCACCAGTTGTGAAAGGTACCAGCGGCATCCTGATTATCACCGAAAAGGAAGCAACCCGGCCAAAGATGGTCAATTGCATCCGCTGCGGACGTTGCATCGGAGTTTGTCCAATGGGCCTTGAACCGGTTTTACTTGCACAACTCAGCGCCGCCGAAAGATGGGAAGACCTTGAGAATGAACTGGTCATGGACTGCATGGAATGTGGCTCATGCCATTATACCTGTCCGTCGGGCAGACCATTGCTTGATTACCTGCGATTAGGAAAGAATAAAGTTGGCCAGATTATCAGAACCAGAGCTAAAAAATAA
- a CDS encoding RnfABCDGE type electron transport complex subunit D codes for MNPLTVSGSPHAFGDQSVKKIMYGVVIAMIPAMLVSFYFFGLDAARVIFFSVAGCLLFEYLIQKFLMKQEPTINDGSALVTGILLAFNVPGNLPVWIILVGAFVSIGIGKMSFGGLGKNPFNPALVGRVFLLISFPVQMTSWPLPKPLFAESITDAMTGPTPLGILKEGVAAGRTVQEIMSDPAFPSYIETMIGYQTGSLGEMSAIALLLGGLFMLVRKIITWEIPTAYMGSVIVFAGILWLIDPTYYVDPLFHLVTGGLMLGIFYMATDMVSSPMSRKGQLIFGIGCGVLTILIRIWGAYPEGVSFAILIMNGFTPLLNKYLKPKRFGEVVKNG; via the coding sequence ATGAATCCATTAACTGTTTCGGGCTCTCCGCATGCGTTCGGAGACCAATCGGTAAAAAAGATCATGTATGGGGTGGTCATTGCCATGATCCCGGCCATGCTGGTGTCTTTTTACTTTTTCGGGCTGGATGCCGCGCGGGTAATATTTTTCTCCGTTGCCGGCTGTCTGTTGTTCGAATACCTTATTCAGAAATTCCTGATGAAGCAGGAACCTACCATCAATGATGGCTCTGCGCTGGTCACAGGCATTTTACTGGCTTTTAATGTGCCCGGCAATCTGCCCGTTTGGATAATTCTTGTTGGAGCGTTTGTATCCATTGGCATTGGAAAGATGTCGTTTGGCGGTCTGGGCAAAAACCCCTTCAACCCGGCGCTGGTTGGACGTGTATTCCTGCTGATTTCTTTTCCGGTGCAAATGACTTCCTGGCCACTTCCAAAACCGCTTTTCGCCGAAAGCATCACTGATGCCATGACAGGTCCGACCCCATTGGGAATCCTTAAAGAAGGCGTGGCAGCAGGCCGCACGGTTCAGGAAATCATGTCCGACCCGGCTTTCCCCAGCTACATCGAAACCATGATTGGCTACCAGACCGGCTCCTTAGGCGAAATGTCGGCCATTGCATTGCTGCTTGGCGGACTTTTCATGCTGGTTCGCAAAATAATAACCTGGGAAATTCCTACAGCGTATATGGGTTCAGTAATTGTGTTCGCAGGAATACTCTGGCTGATTGACCCGACTTATTATGTTGACCCGCTGTTTCATCTTGTGACCGGTGGTTTGATGTTAGGCATTTTCTATATGGCAACCGATATGGTGAGTTCACCCATGAGCCGGAAAGGGCAACTGATCTTCGGGATAGGATGCGGTGTACTCACTATCCTGATAAGGATATGGGGCGCTTATCCCGAAGGTGTTTCTTTTGCGATCCTGATCATGAACGGGTTTACTCCTTTGCTCAATAAATATCTGAAACCTAAAAGATTCGGGGAGGTTGTGAAAAATGGCTAA
- a CDS encoding RnfABCDGE type electron transport complex subunit G → MAKKTESTFVNMLLTLFIITAVAAFALAGVYELTKEPIEKAKLAKKIAALKQVLPAFDTVISQNIEFPDMALPLGFNYALKDGDTVGIAVETFTMNGFSGLIRAMVGFAPDGTIIDVVHLEHKETPGLGDKVDKKKSPWSDQFKGKHPGSFKLKVVKDGGDVDAITAATITSRAYSDAIDRAFIAFKEQKGDRHE, encoded by the coding sequence ATGGCTAAGAAAACAGAATCAACCTTTGTAAACATGCTGCTCACGCTGTTTATCATCACGGCTGTAGCAGCTTTCGCACTGGCCGGAGTTTATGAACTCACCAAAGAACCTATAGAAAAGGCCAAACTTGCCAAGAAAATAGCCGCCCTCAAACAGGTGCTTCCGGCATTTGACACGGTGATCAGCCAGAACATTGAATTCCCGGATATGGCCTTGCCGCTGGGCTTCAATTACGCACTAAAGGATGGCGATACCGTTGGGATTGCTGTGGAAACATTCACCATGAACGGTTTCAGTGGCCTGATCCGAGCCATGGTTGGGTTCGCACCCGACGGCACCATCATTGATGTGGTACATCTTGAACACAAGGAAACCCCCGGTTTGGGCGATAAAGTAGACAAGAAAAAATCGCCCTGGAGCGATCAGTTCAAAGGAAAACATCCCGGTTCATTCAAACTAAAAGTAGTCAAAGACGGAGGCGATGTGGATGCCATTACTGCCGCAACCATTACCTCGCGCGCATACAGCGACGCCATTGACAGGGCTTTTATCGCATTTAAGGAACAGAAAGGAGACAGGCATGAGTAA
- a CDS encoding electron transport complex subunit E — MSNLTNFTKGFIKENPVFIMLLGLCPTLGVTTSAMNGFGMGLATAFVLIMSNLVISLIKNLIPAKVRIPAFIVVIASFVTIVQLVLEGFVPALYESLGLFIPLIVVNCVVLGRAEAFASKNTVFSSIIDGTGMGLGFTFALTLLGSVREILGSGSIFGLNLGFYPLDADGNPVVMLVFVLAPGAFIALAYLVALNAMLKQRMSKK; from the coding sequence ATGAGTAATCTTACAAACTTTACAAAAGGGTTCATAAAAGAAAACCCGGTATTTATCATGTTGCTGGGTTTGTGCCCGACATTGGGTGTTACCACTTCGGCCATGAATGGTTTCGGGATGGGGCTTGCCACAGCCTTTGTGCTCATTATGTCGAACCTGGTGATCAGCCTTATCAAGAACCTGATCCCCGCTAAGGTGCGCATCCCCGCCTTTATTGTTGTTATCGCCTCCTTTGTAACCATCGTGCAACTGGTACTCGAAGGATTTGTTCCTGCACTTTACGAAAGTCTAGGTTTGTTCATTCCACTTATCGTTGTGAACTGTGTGGTTTTAGGTCGAGCCGAAGCCTTTGCATCGAAAAATACGGTTTTCTCCTCTATCATTGACGGCACTGGAATGGGGCTGGGTTTTACCTTCGCGCTTACCCTGCTGGGAAGCGTAAGAGAAATTCTTGGTTCGGGCAGCATCTTTGGTCTGAACCTGGGTTTTTATCCGCTTGATGCCGACGGCAACCCTGTGGTGATGCTGGTGTTTGTGCTTGCACCCGGGGCATTTATTGCATTGGCATACCTTGTTGCGTTAAACGCAATGCTGAAACAAAGAATGTCGAAAAAATAA
- a CDS encoding electron transport complex protein RnfA yields the protein MEYFAIIIAAIFVNNIVLAQFLGICPFLGVSGKISTAGGMAGAVLFVMTIATIVTYLIYYFILIPFGISYLQTITYILVISALVQMVELILKKVSPPLYQALGIFLPLITTNCAILGVAILTVQKDFNLLQSVVFSVATAIGFGLALIIFAGIREHLDLMGVPKAMRGAPIALLVAGILALAFMGFAGLV from the coding sequence ATGGAATACTTTGCAATTATCATCGCGGCCATATTTGTCAATAATATTGTGTTGGCGCAGTTTCTCGGCATTTGCCCGTTTTTAGGCGTATCGGGAAAGATTTCTACGGCAGGTGGTATGGCTGGGGCTGTATTGTTTGTTATGACCATTGCCACCATTGTTACTTATCTGATCTACTACTTTATCCTGATTCCTTTCGGGATCAGCTACCTCCAAACCATCACTTATATCCTGGTGATTTCTGCGCTGGTTCAGATGGTTGAACTTATACTCAAGAAAGTAAGCCCTCCGCTTTACCAGGCCTTAGGAATCTTCCTACCATTAATCACTACCAATTGTGCCATTCTGGGTGTTGCGATCCTTACCGTACAAAAAGATTTTAACTTATTGCAGAGCGTTGTTTTTTCTGTTGCTACTGCGATTGGGTTCGGACTGGCATTGATCATTTTTGCCGGCATCCGCGAACATCTCGATCTGATGGGTGTTCCCAAAGCTATGCGCGGTGCGCCTATTGCCTTGCTGGTTGCAGGTATCCTGGCGCTAGCGTTTATGGGGTTTGCAGGACTGGTTTAA
- a CDS encoding type II toxin-antitoxin system HicA family toxin, whose translation MKRRELLKHLRNHGCKLLREGSKHSWWHNPSQNRRSAIPRHIEIKDILVRKICQDLGVRPLK comes from the coding sequence ATGAAGCGCCGGGAACTCCTGAAGCATCTTCGAAATCATGGCTGTAAATTGCTTAGAGAGGGAAGCAAACATTCATGGTGGCATAATCCATCCCAAAATAGACGATCTGCAATCCCGCGTCATATTGAAATAAAAGATATTCTGGTAAGAAAAATATGCCAGGATTTGGGTGTCAGACCCTTAAAATAA
- a CDS encoding type II toxin-antitoxin system HicB family antitoxin yields the protein MKNNYTAVIKQIDDWWVGWIKEVPGVNCQEKTYDALKETLEVTLQEALEFNRQEALAAAGSGFREEIIIV from the coding sequence ATGAAAAATAATTATACGGCTGTAATAAAGCAAATTGATGATTGGTGGGTAGGATGGATCAAGGAAGTTCCGGGTGTAAATTGCCAGGAGAAAACATACGATGCATTGAAGGAAACCCTCGAAGTTACACTTCAGGAAGCTTTAGAATTTAACCGTCAGGAGGCGCTGGCTGCTGCTGGCAGCGGATTCAGGGAAGAAATCATCATTGTATGA
- a CDS encoding response regulator, which yields MLQTLIIDDEAHIRDTLSKMLLKFCPQVKPAGVATGVASGIQAISNLHPDLVFLDINLGDGNAFDLLHAIRNFDFRVIFISSFNNEAIRTMKKSGIDFLQKPFNPSDLVEIVKKSELSDEADKTTQIEVLENSLGFGKRRVEGKGK from the coding sequence ATGCTGCAAACACTCATCATAGACGACGAAGCCCACATCCGCGATACCTTGTCGAAGATGTTGCTGAAGTTTTGCCCGCAGGTGAAACCGGCAGGCGTGGCAACGGGTGTGGCAAGCGGTATTCAGGCTATCTCAAACCTCCACCCCGACCTTGTTTTTCTCGATATCAACCTCGGCGACGGCAATGCATTCGACCTGCTGCATGCGATCAGGAATTTTGACTTCAGGGTTATATTTATTTCCTCATTTAACAACGAGGCCATCCGCACAATGAAGAAATCAGGCATTGATTTTCTGCAAAAACCCTTCAACCCCTCCGACCTGGTTGAAATTGTAAAGAAATCAGAGTTAAGTGATGAAGCTGATAAAACAACCCAGATCGAAGTACTTGAAAATAGCCTTGGATTTGGAAAAAGACGTGTTGAGGGCAAAGGGAAATAG
- a CDS encoding T9SS type A sorting domain-containing protein produces the protein MKKLVILMLALFAMNGAMAQWFPLNSGTTSELVDVFFTSVYTGYAVSKGPLILKTTDGGIDWTILAEMDSIMLYSVFFTSADTGYVAGVLTNYQDNPGIILKTTNGGESWETVFAYAVTNVNSTELHSVTFPDKNTGYALGFSWCSNGACETYFLKTTDAGINWTVDVLPWQTVEFLDDLHFINTDTGFAVGRSYDLSYDYGWLVLKTTNGGQDWSATNSGNLWDYSWLSSVYFPNETTGYAVGTDYNDEGTEALILKTTNGGTDWMQMETNIEDYLWSVYFYNDNIGYALGSQSIYKTINGGMDWEEQLMGGPYEYFNSFTFINADTGYAVGNNGKILKTTNGGSVSGCLPEGITFTTQEQIDNFQANYPGCTEIEGGVFISGTNITNLNGLSVLTSIGGNLTVNYTNLTNFTGLNNLTSVTQNLQVSYNESLTSFTGLGSLTSTTDVEVSWNNALTNFSGLENLTSIGNNLSIWGNQSLVSLTGLEGLTSIGGSLMIGYSGWGSAGNPALTSLAGLNNLNTVGGNLDIVYNDVLTSLEGLENLNTISGSLDIMTNNALTSLEGLENLDSIGASLSILGNGALTSLEGLDGLTSIGADLYIYNNNLLSECDAQGICMYLSDPAGVVEIHDNAPGCNGPGQIATDCGITMDCLLYGNYYFSSQAEIDSFAVNFPDCHELTGTIIISGDDITNLDGLNTVASVEGNLTIRNNPSMSSLNELNGLISFDGNLLIENNPVLAGLGGLNNLQTITGNLTLWYNPALNEITGFSSLDSMGGNLELVQNPVLSNIAGFGNLTSVSGSLSISSTVLPDLAGLSALNTIAGSLNISSNNSLTSLTGVSALNTISGSLSISSNNSLTSLNGLGGLTAINYRCYIAYNPLLQNLNGLNSLTTTGGDFIISSNAALSALDGLNSLISVGGSLVLGAYPDWGIPNGNPALTNLNALENLTNVGGTLRIEKNNLLQSLSGLEGLTSTTGGISLQYNNLLTSLNGLINLTSIGSNLHIANNSMLASLSGMNNLTTIGGFLHLEYTGPLNNLEGLSNLVSIGGGLSVIKNSSLTNLNGLSNLSTIGGNLYLKQNHNMTDFSGLGALTSIGGGITVFHHNKLTSLNGLENLTSAENISITYNSKLTNLEGIANIDAGSLNYLTISNNALLATCDIISICNYLASPEGSVDIHANAPGCNSPEEVEAACEQHCLPDGITFTTQEQIDNFQTNYPGCTKIEGDVFINGWITNLNGLNMVTLIGGNLEIYYPGELLTTLIGLDALTAVNGNLMIAKTSLVNLNGLGSLNYIGGNLILGIDGMFPATNPLLISLSGLEALMTIGGALNLYANNSLSNFNGLNALASVDGLDIRENINLSSLAGIENINVASVNHIGISGNTSLSSCNVQIICNYLASPGGSVDIHDNAPGCNSPEEVIEACPTLVEEVTGETSIRIIPNPARDMITVLLPMLTGNAQLTLFNITGEKLLEKQITRAETQVDISMLPKGMYFLRLQYENDVKAVKIIKD, from the coding sequence ATGAAAAAGCTTGTTATTTTAATGCTTGCGCTGTTTGCGATGAATGGCGCAATGGCGCAGTGGTTCCCGCTGAATTCGGGAACAACTAGTGAACTCGTTGATGTTTTTTTTACCAGTGTATATACTGGTTATGCAGTAAGCAAGGGGCCATTAATCCTGAAAACCACAGATGGCGGAATAGACTGGACAATCCTGGCTGAGATGGATTCAATAATGCTTTACTCGGTTTTTTTTACAAGTGCAGACACAGGCTATGTTGCCGGTGTATTGACAAATTATCAGGATAATCCCGGCATCATTCTGAAAACCACAAATGGAGGAGAAAGCTGGGAAACAGTATTTGCTTACGCAGTTACTAATGTTAATAGCACTGAACTCCATTCCGTCACTTTCCCGGACAAGAATACAGGTTATGCTCTTGGTTTTAGCTGGTGTTCAAATGGTGCTTGTGAAACATATTTCTTAAAAACAACGGATGCTGGTATAAACTGGACTGTAGATGTTCTCCCCTGGCAAACGGTAGAATTTTTAGATGACTTGCATTTCATTAATACTGATACAGGATTTGCTGTTGGACGTTCATATGATTTGTCATATGATTATGGTTGGTTGGTTTTAAAAACCACAAACGGTGGACAGGATTGGTCTGCCACTAACTCCGGGAATTTGTGGGATTATTCGTGGCTTTCTTCAGTTTATTTCCCCAATGAAACTACAGGTTATGCAGTTGGCACTGATTATAATGATGAGGGAACGGAAGCCCTGATCCTGAAAACTACCAATGGAGGCACAGATTGGATGCAAATGGAAACGAATATTGAAGATTATCTTTGGTCTGTTTACTTTTATAATGACAATATAGGTTATGCTTTAGGTTCTCAATCTATCTATAAAACCATTAATGGAGGAATGGATTGGGAAGAACAATTAATGGGGGGGCCATATGAATATTTTAATTCATTTACTTTCATTAATGCAGACACAGGTTATGCCGTTGGCAACAATGGCAAAATACTGAAAACCACCAACGGCGGCAGTGTATCAGGCTGCCTCCCAGAAGGTATCACCTTCACCACCCAGGAACAGATTGATAATTTCCAGGCCAATTATCCGGGGTGTACGGAGATTGAGGGGGGTGTTTTTATTTCGGGGACCAATATAACCAATCTGAATGGTTTAAGTGTATTGACTTCCATCGGGGGTAACCTTACAGTCAACTACACAAACTTAACCAATTTTACAGGGCTTAATAATCTGACTTCTGTTACACAAAATCTTCAGGTAAGTTATAATGAATCCCTTACAAGTTTTACAGGACTTGGCAGCCTGACTTCAACAACTGATGTTGAGGTGAGTTGGAATAATGCCTTAACTAATTTTTCAGGGTTGGAAAATCTTACATCAATTGGCAATAACCTGTCCATTTGGGGTAATCAATCACTTGTATCATTGACTGGATTGGAAGGATTAACTTCAATCGGTGGAAGTCTTATGATAGGTTATTCTGGGTGGGGAAGTGCTGGCAATCCAGCACTGACAAGCCTTGCTGGACTCAATAATCTGAATACCGTTGGAGGTAATCTCGACATAGTATATAACGATGTTCTTACAAGTCTTGAAGGATTGGAAAATCTGAATACCATTAGTGGGTCTCTCGATATAATGACTAACAATGCTCTAACAAGTCTGGAAGGATTGGAAAATCTAGATTCCATTGGAGCATCCCTCAGTATCCTGGGCAATGGTGCCCTTACAAGTTTGGAAGGATTGGACGGATTAACATCTATTGGGGCTGATCTTTACATTTACAATAATAACTTGCTTTCTGAATGCGATGCGCAGGGCATTTGTATGTATTTGTCCGATCCGGCAGGAGTAGTCGAAATTCATGACAACGCCCCCGGTTGCAACGGGCCAGGACAGATTGCCACTGACTGTGGTATAACAATGGATTGCCTGCTTTACGGGAATTACTATTTTTCATCCCAGGCTGAGATTGACAGTTTTGCTGTAAACTTTCCTGATTGCCATGAGCTTACCGGAACAATCATTATTTCAGGCGATGATATCACCAACCTGGATGGATTAAACACAGTTGCCTCAGTTGAAGGTAACCTTACGATCCGTAATAACCCATCCATGAGTTCCCTTAACGAATTAAATGGCCTCATCTCTTTTGATGGTAATTTATTGATTGAAAATAATCCTGTGCTTGCAGGTTTAGGAGGATTGAATAATCTTCAAACGATCACTGGCAATCTGACCCTCTGGTACAATCCTGCTTTAAATGAGATAACAGGGTTCAGCAGCCTTGATAGTATGGGAGGGAATTTAGAATTAGTCCAAAACCCCGTGCTTTCAAATATTGCTGGATTTGGCAACCTGACTTCTGTTTCAGGAAGTCTGTCCATAAGCAGCACAGTCTTACCTGACCTGGCCGGATTGAGTGCTCTTAACACTATAGCAGGCAGTCTGAATATTTCATCAAATAACTCACTTACCAGTCTTACAGGAGTGAGTGCCCTTAACACCATATCGGGCAGCCTGTCAATTTCATCAAATAATTCACTTACAAGCCTGAACGGTTTGGGCGGGCTGACTGCGATAAATTATCGCTGTTATATAGCTTACAATCCATTATTGCAAAACCTGAACGGATTGAACAGCCTTACTACCACAGGTGGTGATTTTATAATTAGTAGTAATGCAGCCTTATCAGCGCTGGATGGGCTGAACAGCCTCATCTCGGTGGGCGGGAGCCTGGTCTTAGGAGCTTACCCGGACTGGGGTATTCCTAATGGCAATCCGGCATTAACTAACTTAAACGCACTTGAAAACCTAACCAATGTCGGTGGGACACTGAGAATTGAAAAAAATAACCTGCTGCAAAGCCTGTCGGGACTGGAGGGATTAACGAGCACCACAGGAGGGATAAGCCTGCAATATAATAACTTACTTACCAGCCTGAACGGATTAATTAACTTAACCTCCATTGGAAGCAACCTTCATATTGCCAATAATTCAATGCTTGCCAGTTTATCCGGCATGAACAACCTGACAACCATCGGCGGATTTCTTCACCTTGAATACACTGGCCCCCTGAACAACCTGGAAGGATTGAGCAACCTTGTTTCCATTGGTGGTGGTTTGTCGGTTATAAAGAATTCTTCTCTCACCAATCTTAATGGTCTTTCTAATCTCAGCACGATAGGGGGAAATTTGTATCTCAAACAGAACCACAACATGACTGACTTTTCAGGGCTTGGCGCTTTAACATCCATTGGTGGCGGTATCACCGTTTTCCATCATAATAAACTTACCAGCCTGAATGGACTTGAAAATCTTACCTCAGCCGAAAATATCAGTATTACCTATAATAGTAAGCTTACCAATCTTGAGGGAATAGCGAACATTGATGCCGGCTCCCTCAACTACCTTACAATTTCTAACAACGCACTATTAGCTACCTGCGACATCATAAGCATTTGTAATTATCTGGCAAGCCCTGAAGGTTCCGTTGATATTCACGCCAACGCCCCCGGCTGCAACAGCCCGGAGGAAGTAGAAGCAGCCTGCGAACAGCACTGCCTTCCTGACGGTATCACCTTCACCACCCAGGAACAGATTGATAATTTCCAGACTAATTATCCGGGGTGTACGAAGATTGAGGGGGATGTATTTATAAACGGCTGGATTACTAATCTTAATGGTCTAAACATGGTAACTTTAATTGGGGGTAACTTGGAGATTTATTATCCTGGGGAACTTCTAACAACTTTGATTGGCCTAGATGCATTAACTGCTGTCAATGGGAACTTAATGATTGCAAAAACTTCTCTTGTCAATCTTAACGGTCTTGGATCTTTGAACTACATTGGCGGAAACCTTATTCTTGGTATTGATGGTATGTTTCCTGCAACCAATCCTCTACTCATTAGTTTAAGTGGCCTTGAGGCTTTGATGACCATTGGAGGAGCGTTAAATCTCTACGCAAATAATTCACTCAGCAATTTTAATGGACTAAATGCTTTAGCATCTGTCGATGGTTTGGATATTCGGGAAAATATTAACCTCTCCTCTCTGGCGGGTATAGAAAATATCAATGTTGCATCTGTTAACCATATAGGGATAAGTGGAAATACTTCCTTATCATCTTGCAATGTTCAAATCATTTGCAATTATCTGGCAAGCCCAGGAGGTTCTGTTGATATTCACGACAACGCCCCCGGCTGTAACAGCCCGGAGGAAGTTATTGAAGCCTGCCCTACACTGGTGGAAGAAGTTACCGGTGAAACCAGCATCCGCATTATTCCCAACCCGGCCAGGGATATGATTACTGTATTATTGCCAATGCTTACCGGCAATGCGCAGCTTACCTTATTCAACATCACCGGCGAAAAGTTGCTTGAAAAACAGATCACCCGTGCCGAAACCCAGGTGGATATCAGCATGCTGCCCAAAGGCATGTATTTCCTACGCCTGCAATATGAGAATGATGTGAAGGCGGTGAAAATTATTAAGGACTAA